In the genome of Palaemon carinicauda isolate YSFRI2023 chromosome 15, ASM3689809v2, whole genome shotgun sequence, one region contains:
- the LOC137653941 gene encoding uncharacterized protein: MSARREADDEKQMNLRRNTNPSSMNLRRNTNARRMSARREAGDEKQMNSRRNTNARRMSARREAGDEKQMNSRRNTNARRMSARREAGDEKQMNSRRNTNARRMSARREAGDEKQMNSRRNTNARRMSARGEAGDEKQMNSRRNTIPRRMSARREADDEKQMNLRRNTNASRIAARREAWDEDQRNSRPENNQQRIAAINQ, translated from the coding sequence atgtcagctagacgggAAGCAGacgacgaaaagcagatgaatttgaggAGGAACACTAATCCAAGTAGTATGAATTTAAGGAGGAACACTAATGCacgcagaatgtcagctagacgtgaagcaggcGACGAGAAGCAGATGAATTCACGAAGGAACACCAATGCgcgcagaatgtcagctagacgtgaagcaggcGACGAGAAGCAGATGAATTCACGAAGGAACACCAATGCgcgcagaatgtcagctagacgtgaagcaggcGACGAGAAGCAGATGAATTCACGAAGGAACACCAATGCgcgcagaatgtcagctagacgtgaagcaggcGACGAGAAGCAGATGAATTCACGAAGGAACACCAATGCGCGCAGAATGTCAGCTAGAGGTGAAGCAGgcgacgaaaagcagatgaattcacGAAGGAACACCATTCCacgcagaatgtcagctagacgtgaagcagacgacgaaaagcagatgaatttaagaaggaacactaatgcaagcagaatagcagctagacgtgaagcatgGGATGAAGACCAGAGAAATTCTCGccctgaaaataatcaacaaagaatagcagctataaatcagtaa